CGGTGTTGATAACTCCGGCGTAGACAACTCCAAGCTGTATACTCAGCCTGAAGATGTAAACTTTGCTTATGAGCAACTGTCTCAGGTAGGTTCCCGTTTCACAGTAGCTGCTGCTTTTGGTAACGTACATGGTGTATATTCACCAGGTAACGTAGCACTGCGTCCTGAGATCCTGCAGAATTGCCAGGACTACATCCAGGCTAAGCACAAAACTGCTGCTAAACCAGTTTATTATGTATTCCATGGTGGTTCAGGTTCTCCTAAGCACCAGATTACAGAAGCACTGGGTTATGGTGTGATCAAGATGAACCTGGATACAGATATGCAGTGGGCATTCTGGGAAGGTGTTCATGATTTCTACGAAGCTAAGAAAGATTATCTGCAGGCTCAGCTGGGTAACCCAGAGGGTGCTGATAAGCCAAATAAGAAATTCTATGATCCTCGTGTATGGCTGCGTAAAGGTGAAGAGACTTTTGTAAAACGCCTGGAAGAGGCGTTCAAAGATCTGAACTGCATCGGCAGAAATGCTTAATATTGAGGGAGATATACTTCAGGGAGGCCGGTAATTGTAAAGATTACCGGCTTTTTCTTTTAAGGCGGGATCCGGAAGAATTGAAAACCAGCCACTTTTGAATAAATCAGCTCCCAGCCTGCCCGTTCTCAAAGAAAATCCTGACCGCCAACCTGTTTTGTTATAATATTGCAAACGAGATACTTTTGAAGTTAATTTAATTTGTATCTTGCACAACTATTTTGTAACCTAATAGTTCAATATGTCAAGCTGGTTTAAGCGAATTAAACAAGGCATTCAAACGTCTACAAGTGAGAAGAAAGAAGCGCCGGATGGTTTGTGGCACAAATGCCCTAGCTGCAAAAAAACAGTTACGGTCAAAGACCTGAAGGACCACTTTTACGTGTGCGATAAGTGTAATTATCATAATCGCATTGATTCTGCTGAATATTTCGAGATCTTATTCGATAACAATCAGTTCGAAGAGCTGTTTCCTAATATTTATCCAAAGGACTTTTTGGGCTTCAAGGACTTAAAGCCGTATGGTGCAAGGTTGGTAGATGCTCAGAAGAAATCCGGCCTGAAAGACGCGATGCGTGTAGGTGTGGGTAAAGTATTTGGAAACGACCTGGTGGTTTCCTGCATGGACTTTGCTTTTATTGGCGGTTCTATGGGTTCAGTGGTAGGTGAGAAAATCGCCCGTTCCATTGATTATTGTATTGCACACAAAATGCCATTGATGATCATCTCCAAATCTGGTGGTGCCCGTATGATGGAAAGTGCTTTTTCCCTGATGCAAATGGCAAAAACTTCTGCCAAGCTGACGCAGTTGGCAGATGCGAAGCTGCCTTTCATCTCGCTGGCAACAGATCCGACCACGGGTGGTGTAACGGCTTCATTCGCAATGCTGGGTGACCTGAACATTGCAGAGCCTAAGGCCCTGATCGGTTTTGCTGGTCCACGTATCATTAAGGAAACGATCAAGAAAGACTTGCCTGAGGGCTTCCAGAGTGCTGAGTTCCTGCTGGAGCATGGCTTTTTGGACCTGATCATTGACCGTAAAGAAATGAAGGCCAAACTGGCACAGTTGCTCGAATTGTTTAAAAATTAATTTTTCAAAATAACTGCGGATTACAGCTGGTGTGAATTCATGCCATTGTAATCCGCAATTTGTAAATCCCAATTTAAAGTGGCAGAACTGAGGAACAGATCGGCATTTTATGAGTACGCAATAGAGGATAAATTTATTGCAGGGATGGTATTGACAGGTACTGAGATTAAATCTATCCGACAGAGCCGGGTTAGTTTTAATGACTCATTCTGCTATTTTTCTAAAGGAGAATTGTTTGTTAGAAGCCTGCATATCACCGAATATTCGCATGGCGCCTACGCGAATCATGACCCATTACGCGAGCGTAAGTTGCTGTTGACAAAACGGGAACTGCGCAAGATGGAAGGGAAGATTAAGGAGAAAGGGTTTACCATCGTTCCATTACGTATTTTTTTGAGTGAGAAGGGGTTGGCGAAGATGGAGATAGGGCTTGGCAGAGGAAAGAAACTGCATGATAAGCGTGAGTCAATTAAGGAGAGAGATACGCAGAGAGAGATTAAGCGGTATCTGAAGTAAGATCTTTTTATACACTGGGGACTATACCTATATCATGATAAACAAACCTAACTGTCGCTGGTGGCTGATAGCACCACTTATTTTTGCATTGTCCTGCAAATCAGGAGAGAAATTGTACAATAAGGGTCGTTATGACGAAGCCGTTATTGCATTTGTAAAGAAACTCCGCAAAACTCCCACACACCAGTCGTCACTGACTTTATTGCCACAGGCATATGCGCAATCAGTACAGTTGCATGAAAAAAATGCATCGGCTGCATTGGGCACCACTGCAAATTTAAAATTTGAAGCAGCATTGAGGGAGTACCAGGTACTGCAAAACCTCTATAATAATATTGAAGCGTGTCCGGCATGCCTCACGGTGGTGACACCAAAGGATTACCGGAATGCGATATCAGCATCCCGGGATACGGCAGCAGCTACGAGATATGATCGTGGGATGGCCTTATTGAGGAATGGAGATCGATTTAGCGCACGGAAAGCATATAGTAATTTCCAGGCGGCTTTGTCGCTGGTGCCGGATTATAAGAATGCGAAGGAGATGATGGATCAGGCGTACCAGATGGGACTGGCTTTTGTGGAAGTACGCGATGTGGCATTGATATCACAGTATGACCAGAGAGCCCTGGAGCCGGGGGCAGCGATCTTCAGAGATAATGTGTTGAATAACCTGCGGGCGAAGAACAATAATAGTTTTGTGCAGATATTGCCGGAAAGTGAAGTAGTGAAAAATAAGATCCATGCAGATTATGTGGTGGATATCAGGGTAGAAGATTTCCTGGTGAGTAAGCCGAATATACAGAAGAATTACAGGGAGCTGGTTAAGACAGTGGAGATTATAGAGCCTGCGGATACAACTAAGCGGCCGAGACAAGCGGATAAGGTGAGGAAGGAGACATATAAAGGGGTGTTGTATTTTACTACGGTGAGTGTGGTGACTGGGGGGAATATTGTGTGTTATCTCATAGATGGGGCGAATGATGATGATATGGAGAAGATTGTGTTGCCTGCGGATGCGGGATGGAGTAATTCGTTTTGTTATTTTAAGGGAGATGAAAGGGTGTTGACACCGGAGGATAGGAAGTTGATTGGCGGGCAGGATTTGCCTTCACCTACGGTGGGGGAATTGTTTCAGGCGGCAGTGGGGAAGTCTTATGGGGAGATAACGAATATTGTGATGAAGCATTATGCGGGTTTTTAAAGTGATGAACAGATGAATGTAATGAATGATTTAATGCATTCTATTAGTTTAGGCATTTACTGGCATTATGTATTAAATCATATTCAATAAAAAGAGGGTCGCTGGTAGCGACCCTCTTTTTATTGAATGTTATACCAGGTTTTTATTGAATGTTATACCAGGTTTTATTGAATGTTATACCAGAACTTTCATGAATGTTCGAAATGCCATTTAATTTCCCGCTTCAAAACCCTGATCTATCAACCATTGTCCACTATCAGCAGCGGCAGTAGCCAATTCATCACAGCGGTTATTGAGTGGGTTGGTAGCGTGCCCTTTTACCCAGGTAAATTTCACCTGCTGTCTTTTGTAAGCAGGAATGAACCGCTGCCACAGGTCTTTATTCTTTTTGTCTTTGAAGCCGATCTTTACCCAGTTCCAGAGCCAACCTTTTTCAATAGAATTGACTACGTATTCACTGTCGGTGAAGATGCGGACTGGCAAGCCGTCCTTTTTGAGCGATTCGAGCGCGACGATTACCGCGAGGAGTTCCATGCGGTTGTTGGTGGTTTTACGATATCCCTGGGAGAGTTCTTTGCGAACTGAGTTCCACATGAGGATGACGCCGTAGCCACCTGGGCCTGGATTGCCGCGGGATGAACCGTCTGTGTAGATTATTACTTCGGACATAGCGGGCAAAGATAGGGAATTTGGTTTGGGCCTGCCACAGCAAGAAAGAAAGATCTTGTTTTTTCTTAGCGTAGCGGAAGATTGTGATCAACGTACAGCATGATAGGAAGGTCTTTCTACACCTGAAAAACGCCCAAACTAAAATTATTCTCCACCGGCGCCTGGTTCGCGGCCTTTATACTCTCAGAAATTATTCTTCGTGTATCCAACGGGTCTATTATTTCATCTACCCATAACCTGGCCGCCGCATAGTAAGGCGTGGTCTGACTATTATACTTCGCTGTGATTTCAGACAGCAATTTATTTTCATCCTCAGGCGTAATCTCCTCCCCTTTTGCTTTGAGCGAAGCCACCTGGATCTGCAACAATGTCTTTGCCGCCTGCTCCCCTCCCATTACCGCAATTTTTGCATTGGGCCATGCATAGATAAAACGTGGATCATATGCCTTCCCACACATCGCGTAGTTGCCGGCACCATAAGAGTTACCCACGATTACTGTAATTTTTGGAACGATAGAATTCGCCACTGCATTCACCAGCTTTGCACCATCCTTAATGATACCCGCATGTTCACTACGGCTACCCACCATAAACCCGGTTACATCCTGTAAAAACACCAGCGGTATTTTCTTCTGATTACAATTCATGATAAAACGGGCAGCCTTATCCGCACTATCATTGTAGATCACACCCCCCATCTGCATTTCACCTTTCCTGCTTTTTACGATCTTCCGCTGATTCGCTACTATACCCACTGCCCAACCATCTATACGGGCATAGCCACACAGAATGCTTTTACCATAATCTTCTTTGTATTGATCAAATTCTGAATTATCTACTATTCGTGAAATTACGTCCACCATATCATAAGGACGGGTACTATCTTCAGGAATAAGGCTATATAATTCCGAAGGATCTTTTGCCGGAGCAACTGCTTCGATCCTGTCGAAACCCGCATTGGCCGGGTGCCCCAGCTTGTTGACTATTTTCTTTATATGGTCCAGACATTCCTCATCTGATTTGAATTTATAATCAGCAATACCAGAAATCTCTGTATGTGTTACGGCGCCACCCAGGGTCTCGGCATCGATGGTTTCACCAATAGCTGCTTTTACTAAATATGGCCCTGCGAGAAAGATAGAACCATTGCCTTCTACCATCAGCACTTCATCACTCATGATAGGCAGATACGCACCTCCTGCCACACAACTACCCATCACCGCCGCTATCTGGGTAATACCCATGGCACTCATACGCGCATTATTGCGAAATATACGGCCAAAATGCTCCTTATCCGGGAAGATCTCATCCTGCATGGGCAGGTATACTCCCGCACTATCTACCAGGTAAATAATGGGCAAATGATTCTCCATCGCGATCTCCTGCAGGCGAAGATTTTTCTTCCCCGTCATAGGGAACCAGGCCCCCGCTTTCACGGTCATATCATTGGCCACGATCATACACTGCCGCCCGGCAATGTAGCCGATACCACCGACAGTGCCTGCCGCCGGACACCCACCATGTTCTTCATACATTCCATAGGCAGCAAAAGCCCCTATTTCTGTAAAGGTCGTGTCCTTGTCACAGAGATATGCGATACGTTCACGGGGAGTCAATTTGCCGCGCTGGCGGACTTTTTCGAGGTTCTTTTTACCTCCGCCCTGTTCTACAATGGCGAGGCGTTGTTTCAGGGTACTGAGCGATCTGCGCATGGCATCTTCATTCCTGTTCTTATCCAGTTGCTGTTCTTCCATAACGATTGTTTTGTGTTCGGGGATGATTCTTCTTAAAAATAAGGGATTGGGGCCAAATAAAAACGCTTCTGCAGGACAGAAGCGTTTTTATTTCTATAATTTCTTTATTTTTTGCTCTCATTCATTGGCAGTGGCTCCTGACAGGAATCTACCGGCATTGGCGAGAATATACGTTTTGCAGCGACTAATCTCTTTTTGTAATAAGTACTGTTCGTGATGTCAACGATATTCACCCCCTGGTTGGATGAGTGAATCATCATCACCTTACCACCTTCCACCTTATAGACCATTCCTACGTGACCTACTTTCTTTCCTTTTACATTCTTCCTTCCTGTAAAGAACAACAGATCACCAGGACTGAAATTTTCCGGACTCACCACCTGCCCTAATACGGAAATACTCGCCGCCGTTCTTGGGATGGTCATACCGATGGCATTAAAACCATAGTTGATCAACCCGCTACAATCAAACCCGATGGGACCAATTGCACCACGAACATAAGGTTTGCCCAGTTCCGATACAAGGGTAAGCAGCATATTGCGCACTTCCTCCTGTTTAATACTGGCCAGATCTGCACTGTCAGGTACATACACCTGGTGCACCGGCTCGTCTGGTAAATCAGGATTGACACCCGAAGCAGGTCTTACCGCCATAGCATGTTTCCCCCCCTTTACAGTGTGATGAGCAATCCCTTTCTTTCCGGGTTTGGTATGTGGCAGATGAACCGTTTTTCCAGAATGGGAATTATTCGCATGCGCTGTGGTTTTAGCATGCGTGGAATGTACCACGTGCGTTTGCTTTTTCGCAGGCGTGGCTTTGGTTTTCTTTTTCTGCTGTGCTGCAGCAGTCGTTATGGTCGCCCCCAGGGGCAGTAGCAGTAGTATTAGCCTCTTCACAATTACATGTTTTGCATCACAGTGTCCCTACATTCACATCTGTATATCCAAAATCCTTCTCAGACAATGAACGGATCAATTTGAAAGCTTTCATAGCCGAGTCCGGTTTTGGGATACCTTCTCCTTCTTGCTTGAAAGAGAAGATTTTATTGTCCAGCATTCTCCCCTCTTTTGTGATTGTTACCTGCAACAAAGGTGCAATATTTAGCGGATATTTTAAATTGAATTGGTGATAAGTTGAAAAATTACCTAAACTATAAGCGATTAATTTTTCCTTATATATCTCCATTCCCCGCACTACATGGGGACCTGAGCCGATTACCATATCCGCCCCGGCGTCTACACAAAGACGTGCAAAATGACGGACATTTCCCCTGTTTTGCCCAAAAAAGACCTCTTTTGTTTTCGGGGTGGTCATTTTTGAGGCCCCTTCTGCACCCCCGTGGAAGAATACGACTACGATGTCAAAACGGGGCTTTAGTTCGGCTATCATGGCAGTCACCAACGAATCGTCATTGAGATCCAGGCAGTTACTGTGTGGGGCAAAGGATACGAACCCGATGCGGGTATTCCTGACCGTGATGCTGTCTGTAGGGTGCTGCGGGGTACCACTGGTGCGGATATTATTCTCCTGCAACCAGGCGAGGGTGTTAGTGACCCCTGTGAGACCGAAATCAAAACTGTGATTGTTAGCCAGGTTGAGGTATTCGAAACCGGCGTCTTTGTACCACTGGGCAAATTTCGTGGGCGTACGGAAAGCGAAGCACTGGTTAGTGCCACAGCTTTTGAACACAGGGGCCGAGTCGGATACACAGCTTTCCAGGTTTCCAATGCGGAGATCGGTTTGTGATAACACGGGCAGCGCCTCCTGCAGGATGGTTCCACTATCATATTTTGGAAGATAATAGGTGGAGGGATAGCTGGAACCGATCATGAGATCTCCTACTATCGAGAAACTGACAGTATCGGCAATGCCAGGTCCATGTAACCTTGTAACGGGTACTGTCGCTTTGAGCAACACAGGTTTTCGGGGGGTGGATGTATTGGTATCCAGACCTCCGAGTAGTAATTGGGCTAACACAATCAGTAAAATGCCATTGAATGAAAATAGCAGTTTACCGCTTTTTGAACGATTCAAATTCAACATATATTGATGGGGAATGATTCACTATTGTCCGCCTACGATACAAACTGCACAGTATGTAAAGGTATAATAAATTATGAGAAAATACCCTGTGATTGCGAAGCAGTCACAGGGTATTTTCAGGGGCTGGTGGCCAGTGGCCAGCCTGAGGGGAGAATACCCGCTGGCTGGCTTATTTTATGAATTTACGTACATATTGTTGATTCCCATGTAGTAACACGAGTGTATATACGCCGGATGGTAAACGGGATACATCTATCTTACCTGTTGAGGTATAGGTAGTTAATACAACTCTACCGGAAATATCTACTACACGCACAATTTCTTTAGAGAAATCAAATCCGGCTTTTACTGTCAACACATCTTTTACCGGGTTAGGATAAATAGTAAATGAAGGATCGTTCGCTACGCGGGAAGAAGATGATACGAGTGATGCCGGTGATGAGGCAGCAATCACCGCAGCCGTTGCCGTAATCTTAATAGATGATGTTGAATCATTAAAATTATCATCTACCAGACAGGCATCATCCGCCGTCTTTACGATTGTTCTTCCGCCGAAATTATCATTCAGATAAAGTGTTACCTGGTACCCGCTCGTCACTTTCAATGAAGAGACATCATCATTCAGAATACCTCTTGCCTGTAACTGTGACAAGGTATATGTACCCGCTGTCAGGCTCACGAACGCACCTGCATAATTACAATCCTTATAGAAAGTAGCTACGCCTACGGGATGGACAATCAGAGATGAAGCACTATCATTCCATGCAGTACCGATCCACGTACTCAATCCTGTAATTGTGAGATTTTCTCCTGAGAAATTATCATTCTTATACAGCGTTACCTGGTACCCTGCAGGGATGGCATAACTGGTGATATCATTATTACTGATACCTTTTGCCATTAACGCAGCCGTATTGTAAGCGCCTAATGGTAAAGGCCATGCATAACCGCCATAAGTGATATCTTTGTAGAAGAATGCCTGGTCTAAATTGGCCGCTGCTTCTTCCAGCATTACACCACTCAGTTGTGTGGAATAATCTGTAGAGGATGAAGGGGGCACTGACCAGTTAGGGCTTACGAGGTTGTTAGAAGTATTGATGCCCTGTGTACGGAGTACTTCTGCATTATACTGGATAGCGGCATTGTACTTTGCTCTTACAGCATCTGTCAGAACCCCTTCCCTGGCTAAGATAGAGAGATAGCGAATAAAGATACCTTTGAACAAACCTCCATCTCCTCCCCCTGTTTCATCTGCAAAAAACATCCCGTTTGGACGACGGCTATTGTAAGCATATTCAGCCGTCTTGATCGCATCATTCAGGTAAGTGACATCATTCGTTGCCTTGTACAATTCCCAGGCGGCGCCGATGTACGTACCTACATTGTAAGAGAAGACCCAGTCCTTCTGCGTCACCCCTGTGTTCAGGTTGATGTTGTCCCACACTGCACCGGTAGTGGCATCTACGAGGTTAGCTTTTACAAAGGTGTAGATATCCTTTGCCCTTTGCAGGTCAGCTGCATTGCCGGTGTAGCGATAGATGCGTGCACCCAGGATCACCGCAGGTGTATTGGCACAGGTGTTTTTACACCCGGAGCAATTCTTGTTCCAGTCGATCGCACCATTGGAATACCCCGTGTTGATGTCCGTCCAGAGCAGGGAAGCTACGCTGTAGTAATCAGCATCGGCAGTTGATTTGTACGCATTCAATGCGGCTAATCCCATCCACTCCATATCATCATAGAATGTGTTGATATAGGTGTTGCCGTTAAATGATTTGGTACCCAGCAGGAGGTTCTTCATACGGGTCTTGTACGTGTCGGAGCGGGTACGTAAATAACCGTCGTTGAGGGCGTCTACACCATGCGCACACCACCAGTAATTATTCGTGGGAACGCCAAATGTGTTGTACATACTTGTCTGTAAAGTTTCTGCTACAGGACCATAGGTAGCAAGCTGGCCGAAGGTGCACAGCTGTATGAATAACAGCAGGACACTGAGTGTAAAAATGGGTTTCATTTTCGTGGGTTTATTTTGAGAGATATAAAAACCAGTAACGTGGATTGTTAAGGTAGTAAAAAAAAATAGCTTATGCCGCTAGGCATAAGCTATTTTTTTTCAAAAGGATCATTTTGGCTTGTGGCTGTGTAATCCTTGTTTATTTTAAACGAGATCCATGTCGTAACGCTCTTCGTTCATGTGCTTTCCGTACAAGCCAACCGGTTTTTCGCCTGTCTTGCGGAAGCCAGTTTTTCTGAACATGTTATTAGCCGTTTCGGCCAGGTTGGTTGAAAAAAGGTAAATTTTATGATACCCTTTCTCCCTGCAATTGATAATGGCATCTGCCAGTAACTTGCGGCCCAGCCCCATCCCCCTGAAATCAGGATGTACCAGGAACCATTTGAGCTGTGCGGCATAGCGGGAATGCCAAACGACGGCGATTGAAGCCACGATCTGGTTACCATGTAGTGCGAGGTACACCTGGTCCTTGGAAGGATTGTACGCTTCCAGGAACTCGGCGAAGTTCTTACATACGCTGGTATCGAATTCCAGGTTATATCCCAGTTCTTTGGCATACAGGGTGCCGTGCATATACATGAGGTAACCCGGGTCTCCGGGGAGCAACTGGTATCTCCATGTAATATCGTCGGCGGTGATCCGGCTTTCTTCGGACAGGATGTGGCGGATGGTCTTCATGGCGGCAGCCAGCGCTAACTGTTGCTCGTCAGGAATTGGGTCCAGCAACTGACGGATCTGTTCACCCGCTGTCTCCTCCATCATCTCCAGCAGTTTTCGTCCTTTGGCAGTGATCTGCAGGAACCAGGTACGGCCATCCAGCGCAGATTTCTTGCGGGAAAGCAGTTGTTCGCTTTCAAAAGCTTTGAGCATACGGCTTAGGTAGCCGCCGTCTATTCCAAGATTATCCACTAGTTTGCCAGCGGTGCATTGGTCTTCAGCTGTTAAGGTGTGGAGTACCCTTAAGGCCGTCAAGGTAAGGTTGTTTTCTGATACGTGTCGGTTCAAGGTTTCCGACAAACTGGTATAGTATCTGTTAAACTCACTGATCTCCTGTACCACTTCAAGATTCGATGACATGTCCCATTGAATTTGTACAAAAATATAAATCAGTTTTATAATATGCAAATATGTTGAAAATGAAGGGCGAGGGAATAATAAAAAAGGCCGGCCACATTTCAGCTGGCCTTATTTATTACTTAATTTTTGCCCTAACGGCTTTGACCTCTGCGGGTTTTATGGCGCTGGCCTTATTCCCGAAACTGTTTCGTACAAAGGTGAGCACATCGGCTATTTCCTCGTCCTTGAGTTGTGCCTGTGGCGGCATAGGATTGGAGTAATACTCCCCTTCTATTTCCACATCGTCATTCAGCCCATTCAGGACGATGGTGATCAATTTTGTTTTATCGCCCAGTACGAAACTTGTCCTGATCAGGGGCGGGTTCATGCGGGGTACCCCGCTGCCGTCTGCCTGGTGACAGGCTAAACATATATTCTGGTACAGCACTTTTCCGCGGGCTATCGAACCGGTGTTGACAGCAGTACTGCCGGTGGCTTTGCCTGTTGTATTACCCCCAGCCTTACCAGCCGTCTTGCTTTTAGTCTGTGCCATACCAACACCAGCAACACTCATTAGCAGCATGGCTGCCATTATCCATCTTATCATACTACTTTTTATATATAATCCGGTACACGGTTCCTTTCACATCGTCAGATACGTACAGGGAGCCATCAGGGCCCTGTGCCAGTCCGCATGGACGGTGTTGCGCCTGACCTGGGGATTTGATTTCACCAGGACCAGCAAATCCTTCTGCAAAGATTTCCCAATCGCCGGCAGGCTTGCCATCTTTGAATGGCTGGAATACTACGAAATAACCTTTCTGAGGTTCAGGGGCACGGTTCCAGGAGCCATGGAAGGCGATGAAGGCACCGTTGCGATACTTTTCAGGGAACATGGTGCCTGTGTAGAAAAGCATATCATTCGGCGCCATGTGACCCGGATAGGCAGCAGCGGGATCCAGAATATGGTCTCCACCTGTTTTTTTGCCATCGCCACCGTATTCAGGTGCAAGGATCTTTTTGTGCTGGAACTGGTCGTAGTAGATATATGGCCAACCGCAGTCAGCACCTTTGTGTAGCGCATACATACACTCAGCAGGGAGTTCGGCAGATTTCTTTTCGTCGTACAGGTCAGGGAAAAGGTCATGCAGCTGGTCACGGCCATGCTGCATTACAAACAGCTGGTTCAGCTGCGTGTTCCAGTCAAGGCCCACCACGTTGCGCAGACCGGTAGCATAGCGAACGCCATCGCCGTAGGTCTGGTTCAGTTTGTCAGCTTTGAACTGCCAGATACCACCGGCAGAATCCAGGATGGGACAAGGTTGCATACCGAGTGAACCCTTGGTACGGTCTTTTATCTGGCAGGAGTTGGAGTAAGCACCGATGTTCACGTACAGGTTGCCATCGTTGTCCAGCTTGAATGCTTTTGCTTCGTGCTGGTGACGGTTGATAAGGCCTGTAACGATGACTTCCGCTTTGGAGGTATCTATCACCTGGTGTTTGTTACCCAGTTTGAAACGGTACACATCCGTGTTGGAAGAGGCATATAAGTAGTTGCCTTTTACTTCGATACCAGTGCCGTCGTATTTGAAGAAGCCGGTTTTGTTATCAATTTTACCATCGCCGTTGGTGTCTTGCAGATACCAGATAGTATTTCCTTTATTGCGGGTACCTTCTACTTTTACATAGAGGTCGCCTTCGGGAGTGACGGTCAGGTGGCGAGCGTGGCCGAGGCCTTCAGCTGCTACCAGGGCGCCGAAACCGGAAGGGAGTTTCAGACCTGCATTGTCTGCATCAGGGGTTACGGTAGTACCAGGCACACCGGGGCCGAAGCTGGTGAGGAGGCTGGTAAGTGCTACAGTAGCCAGTGTGAATGCTTTGTTCATTTGGGTTGCGTGGTTTTGAGTTTTTTTAAAGCCGGGATGAAATTACAAAATACCCCCGCTCCTGCGGAGCGAGGGTAGCTATTTTTTAAATGAGTGGTAATTTATGAGGTTAATTGGCCATTAAAAACCCGGGTTCTGTACCAATTTGCTATTTCTATTGATCTCATCCCTTTGTATCGGCATAAAATACATCTTATCCAGCCACAACCTGTTCTCATTTACCATTGTAACCGGGGTATAGGTATAATCATAATTAGTCGGATCATACTTATACAAAGTCACCTGGCTCCCCGCCTTAAGTTTTCCCTGTACATTGATCCCTCTCAGCGCCCGACCGATAGTAGCCGGTGCAATCATCCAACGCCTTACATCAAAAAAACGTTGTTCTTCAAACGCCATTTCTATTTCACGTTCATGCTGGTAATCTGCTTTCAGCACCGCACCAGAAGAGGTGATATCAGGCATGGCTGCTCTTTTCCT
This Chitinophaga sancti DNA region includes the following protein-coding sequences:
- a CDS encoding bifunctional helix-turn-helix transcriptional regulator/GNAT family N-acetyltransferase, producing the protein MSSNLEVVQEISEFNRYYTSLSETLNRHVSENNLTLTALRVLHTLTAEDQCTAGKLVDNLGIDGGYLSRMLKAFESEQLLSRKKSALDGRTWFLQITAKGRKLLEMMEETAGEQIRQLLDPIPDEQQLALAAAMKTIRHILSEESRITADDITWRYQLLPGDPGYLMYMHGTLYAKELGYNLEFDTSVCKNFAEFLEAYNPSKDQVYLALHGNQIVASIAVVWHSRYAAQLKWFLVHPDFRGMGLGRKLLADAIINCREKGYHKIYLFSTNLAETANNMFRKTGFRKTGEKPVGLYGKHMNEERYDMDLV
- a CDS encoding cytochrome c; the protein is MIRWIMAAMLLMSVAGVGMAQTKSKTAGKAGGNTTGKATGSTAVNTGSIARGKVLYQNICLACHQADGSGVPRMNPPLIRTSFVLGDKTKLITIVLNGLNDDVEIEGEYYSNPMPPQAQLKDEEIADVLTFVRNSFGNKASAIKPAEVKAVRAKIK
- a CDS encoding PQQ-dependent sugar dehydrogenase gives rise to the protein MNKAFTLATVALTSLLTSFGPGVPGTTVTPDADNAGLKLPSGFGALVAAEGLGHARHLTVTPEGDLYVKVEGTRNKGNTIWYLQDTNGDGKIDNKTGFFKYDGTGIEVKGNYLYASSNTDVYRFKLGNKHQVIDTSKAEVIVTGLINRHQHEAKAFKLDNDGNLYVNIGAYSNSCQIKDRTKGSLGMQPCPILDSAGGIWQFKADKLNQTYGDGVRYATGLRNVVGLDWNTQLNQLFVMQHGRDQLHDLFPDLYDEKKSAELPAECMYALHKGADCGWPYIYYDQFQHKKILAPEYGGDGKKTGGDHILDPAAAYPGHMAPNDMLFYTGTMFPEKYRNGAFIAFHGSWNRAPEPQKGYFVVFQPFKDGKPAGDWEIFAEGFAGPGEIKSPGQAQHRPCGLAQGPDGSLYVSDDVKGTVYRIIYKK